The following coding sequences are from one Halobacteriovorax sp. JY17 window:
- a CDS encoding PHB depolymerase family esterase, which translates to MLNKSFLVSVLTLIGSNSLAQLTTHKILTPYGLREYKLFRPEGIQPNSPTVVAIHGCKQTGDTFARGARLYEAAKKFRFNLLLPEQDPATNPYNCWNWFLDINQRRLGEPSIIVESIHHAKSKYALDESKLYLLGMSSGAAMSNILMNCYPKLFKAVASHSGIPYAATVNPLMAQAVLERGMFISPYLAAQKGLLCGKYAKTKVPALIIQGSEDEVVAPVHAKDLSTQYTTYNSFSYQELSLEESAIERADGYHYQVKTWHDRNQKTIVKELLIENLKHEWSGGDQTLPYNQSAGPDSTKMILNFFQEFGL; encoded by the coding sequence ATGCTAAATAAGTCATTTCTAGTATCTGTACTTACACTTATTGGGTCAAATTCTTTGGCCCAATTAACAACTCATAAAATTCTTACTCCCTACGGTCTAAGAGAATATAAACTCTTTAGACCAGAAGGCATTCAACCAAACTCGCCGACGGTTGTAGCAATTCATGGTTGCAAGCAAACTGGTGATACTTTTGCGAGAGGGGCCAGACTTTACGAAGCGGCCAAGAAGTTTAGATTTAATCTCCTACTTCCAGAACAAGACCCGGCCACCAATCCTTATAATTGTTGGAATTGGTTCTTAGATATTAACCAAAGAAGACTCGGAGAGCCTTCCATTATTGTAGAGTCCATTCACCACGCGAAGAGTAAGTACGCTCTAGATGAATCAAAGCTCTACTTACTTGGGATGAGTTCCGGCGCGGCCATGTCAAATATTTTGATGAACTGCTACCCTAAACTCTTCAAAGCGGTGGCCTCTCACTCAGGAATCCCCTACGCGGCAACAGTGAACCCTCTCATGGCCCAAGCTGTTTTAGAGAGAGGAATGTTCATAAGTCCATATCTCGCGGCTCAGAAAGGACTTCTTTGTGGAAAGTACGCAAAGACAAAGGTTCCCGCCCTTATAATTCAAGGAAGTGAAGATGAGGTTGTTGCACCAGTGCACGCCAAAGACCTATCCACTCAATACACAACTTACAATTCTTTCTCTTACCAAGAGCTCTCTTTAGAAGAAAGCGCAATTGAAAGAGCTGACGGTTACCATTACCAAGTAAAGACTTGGCACGACAGAAATCAGAAAACAATCGTCAAAGAACTGCTTATAGAAAATTTAAAGCATGAGTGGTCAGGCGGAGATCAAACTCTTCCCTATAATCAAAGCGCTGGTCCAGACTCCACGAAAATGATTCTTAACTTCTTTCAAGAATTTGGTCTTTAA
- a CDS encoding mechanosensitive ion channel domain-containing protein, which produces MDFKNLIFDNVYSNKIFLSLTIFIVVMILRMFVAKGLNNATNMKIDKRRRWFVNLNSMVSFLILISFFLIWSNEIKTIAFSLAAILVAIVIASKEFTLNFFGGLFKITQNSFHIGDRIEINGLRGDVIDRTLFSTKVLEIGPGHETHQLTGRSIIIPNSVFLTNCLINESHLKNYVLHTFKIPVKGSIDWEASEKLLVEICEKHCSDYFERAQKHFDRIQKTSHLEIPVLKPRVHINVISPDQLDLIVRFTAPAGLKGRIEQRILKDYLREYKNIK; this is translated from the coding sequence ATGGATTTTAAGAACCTCATCTTTGATAACGTCTACTCAAATAAGATTTTTCTAAGCCTTACTATCTTCATCGTAGTTATGATTCTTAGAATGTTTGTGGCCAAAGGATTAAATAATGCCACTAATATGAAAATTGATAAGAGAAGACGCTGGTTCGTTAATCTAAATTCAATGGTCTCTTTTCTCATTCTTATTTCCTTCTTTCTTATTTGGTCGAATGAAATTAAAACAATCGCTTTCTCTCTTGCAGCAATTCTAGTCGCAATAGTTATCGCCTCTAAAGAGTTCACTCTAAATTTCTTTGGGGGACTTTTTAAAATTACTCAAAATAGTTTTCATATCGGAGATCGTATTGAAATTAATGGTCTTCGAGGAGATGTTATTGACCGCACACTTTTTTCTACTAAAGTTCTAGAGATTGGCCCCGGTCATGAGACTCACCAGCTAACAGGAAGAAGTATTATTATTCCAAATAGTGTCTTCCTCACAAATTGTCTTATTAATGAATCACACTTAAAGAACTACGTTCTTCATACTTTTAAAATTCCTGTTAAGGGAAGTATTGACTGGGAAGCGAGTGAGAAGCTTCTCGTTGAAATTTGCGAAAAACACTGTAGTGATTACTTTGAAAGGGCGCAAAAGCACTTTGATAGAATTCAGAAAACTTCTCATTTAGAAATACCTGTTTTAAAGCCTAGGGTTCATATAAATGTAATCTCCCCTGACCAATTAGATCTAATTGTCAGATTTACCGCTCCTGCGGGTCTAAAGGGGCGAATTGAGCAACGTATATTGAAAGATTATTTACGAGAATATAAGAATATTAAATAA